The Deltaproteobacteria bacterium genome window below encodes:
- a CDS encoding DUF481 domain-containing protein → MDKKAEACNDVDRWRSMLCMAAVLCCFLFIIPNSALAEGGKPVWTPAGAAPEGFDWIQLANGEWFKGDLKVLYNDSLEFDSDEVGLYQFDWEDVQQVICHQPQSVRIESQNTKEKDLFNAGGNGRTVVGILRIRGDRVFVDTGEGVEEFDRSNLVSIAPGKARELDYWAAKITLSVDIAAGNSEKEDYSANANFKRRTSLTRFYLDYRGIYSETEGVKTSNSHRANSYFDIFSTRRFFWRPVFAEYYRDSFANIAHRGTIGAGAGYTIIDTAKTEWLVSPGIAYMFTEFDSVQAGEDKSTSTPAFVFSTEFDTELTNKVDFNALYNFSVVNEESGRYTHTAKSGIEIELTGRLDLDLSIVWNRIQKPEPASDGRAPEKDDFYFFCGLTFEL, encoded by the coding sequence ATGGATAAAAAAGCAGAGGCTTGCAACGACGTTGACAGGTGGAGAAGCATGCTGTGCATGGCGGCCGTACTGTGCTGTTTTTTGTTTATCATCCCGAACAGTGCGTTGGCGGAGGGCGGAAAGCCGGTGTGGACCCCGGCGGGAGCAGCCCCCGAGGGTTTCGACTGGATCCAGCTGGCCAACGGCGAATGGTTCAAGGGGGATCTCAAGGTGCTCTACAACGACTCCCTGGAATTCGACAGCGATGAAGTGGGCCTCTATCAATTCGACTGGGAGGACGTGCAGCAGGTTATCTGCCATCAACCCCAAAGCGTCCGCATCGAGAGCCAGAATACCAAGGAGAAGGATCTGTTCAACGCGGGCGGCAATGGCCGGACGGTCGTCGGAATCCTGCGCATAAGAGGGGACAGGGTCTTCGTGGATACCGGAGAGGGGGTCGAGGAATTCGACCGCAGCAACCTGGTCTCCATTGCACCCGGCAAAGCCAGGGAACTGGACTACTGGGCGGCTAAAATCACCCTCAGCGTCGATATTGCCGCGGGCAACAGCGAAAAGGAGGATTACAGCGCCAACGCTAACTTCAAACGGCGCACCTCCCTGACTCGCTTCTACCTGGACTATCGCGGCATCTACTCGGAAACCGAAGGCGTGAAAACGTCGAACAGCCACAGGGCAAACAGCTATTTCGACATCTTCAGCACCCGGCGGTTTTTCTGGCGACCGGTTTTTGCCGAGTATTACCGGGACTCTTTCGCCAACATCGCCCACAGGGGAACCATCGGCGCCGGGGCGGGTTACACCATCATCGACACGGCTAAAACCGAGTGGCTCGTTTCCCCCGGAATCGCCTACATGTTCACCGAGTTCGACTCCGTTCAAGCCGGTGAAGATAAATCCACCTCGACCCCGGCTTTTGTGTTCTCAACCGAATTCGACACCGAGCTGACCAACAAAGTCGATTTCAATGCCCTTTACAACTTCAGCGTGGTCAACGAGGAATCGGGGCGCTACACCCACACGGCCAAATCGGGGATAGAAATAGAGCTCACCGGCCGTTTGGACCTGGACCTTTCGATCGTCTGGAATCGGATCCAAAAGCCCGAGCCCGCATCCGACGGCAGGGCACCGGAAAAAGACGACTTCTATTTCTTTTGCGGACTGACGTTCGAACTGTAA